Proteins from a single region of Candidatus Aenigmatarchaeota archaeon:
- a CDS encoding endonuclease/exonuclease/phosphatase family protein: MKKPFRSFLVSLAIIFAAVLVFAWSSGSFTGLFSANAEVAPESKIRIASWNIENFGQKKANDPLVMALIAENIKSYDIIAIQEISNLYEKSDASCPRNRDSCPGHENCGLISLALDFALNEKYGQDYRFVFSDAVRDERYLYVYNPDRVALVYSGLVLDPGDTSYPCDLADSNIGRMARQPFKAVFQKDNFTFTLLSAHTSPSRNIEELEGLEYFYRAEESAGSPSIIVLGDLNADCNYLPQTQQIGFRDSRYTWVVSDSEDTTAAKTSCAYDRFIFTGEAKRHFTGNYGISATTTDAVSDHYLVWAEFTSQEIPRGGGLTGILDGAFQFLFG; this comes from the coding sequence ATGAAGAAGCCTTTTAGGAGCTTTCTCGTAAGCCTCGCCATCATCTTTGCTGCAGTGCTTGTTTTTGCCTGGTCGAGTGGATCCTTTACGGGCCTGTTTTCAGCAAATGCTGAAGTTGCCCCCGAAAGCAAGATTAGAATTGCCTCCTGGAATATCGAAAACTTCGGCCAGAAAAAAGCAAATGACCCTCTCGTGATGGCGCTTATCGCAGAAAACATCAAAAGTTACGACATAATTGCAATCCAGGAGATTAGCAACCTGTATGAAAAATCGGACGCTTCGTGCCCCAGAAACCGCGATTCCTGCCCCGGCCACGAAAACTGCGGCCTTATCTCCCTTGCCCTTGACTTCGCCCTTAACGAAAAATACGGGCAGGATTACCGATTTGTATTTTCAGATGCCGTGAGGGACGAACGGTACCTTTATGTTTACAATCCCGACCGGGTGGCGCTAGTGTATTCGGGGCTTGTCCTGGACCCGGGCGACACGTCTTACCCATGCGACCTGGCCGACTCAAATATCGGCAGGATGGCGCGCCAGCCCTTCAAGGCAGTCTTCCAGAAAGATAATTTCACCTTTACTCTCCTTAGCGCGCACACAAGCCCGAGCCGAAACATTGAAGAGCTTGAAGGGCTTGAATATTTCTACAGGGCAGAGGAATCCGCAGGTTCCCCAAGTATAATTGTACTGGGAGACCTCAACGCCGACTGCAATTATCTGCCTCAAACTCAGCAGATTGGCTTTCGGGACTCCAGGTACACCTGGGTTGTAAGCGACTCTGAAGACACGACTGCAGCTAAAACAAGCTGCGCTTACGACAGGTTTATTTTCACGGGTGAAGCAAAGCGCCACTTCACAGGAAATTACGGGATCTCAGCAACTACCACAGACGCCGTAAGCGACCATTACCTTGTCTGGGCGGAGTTTACAAGCCAGGAGATTCCACGAGGGGGCGGCTTGACTGGCATTTTGGATGGCGCTTTTCAGTTTCTTTTTGGATAA
- a CDS encoding M23 family metallopeptidase — translation MPKLYLAIMASLLLIIAAFLLSPDLRQTALGAYGQFIEEKNSYPGQILPYNGNTVMPLERMSVCSDYGPRPDPITNEPSFHLGVDICAGEGTAVRAVRDGNIVGIGYNHEINGNWVEIQHTDGTFTTYAHLSKIANISLEDHVGAGSVIGAVGNTGRSTGPHLHFGVKDKDGSPIDPKIYLGLEDDQNIDIPII, via the coding sequence ATGCCAAAGCTTTATCTGGCGATAATGGCTTCGCTCCTGCTAATTATTGCGGCTTTTTTATTAAGCCCTGACCTAAGGCAGACTGCCCTTGGAGCTTATGGCCAATTCATCGAGGAGAAAAACAGCTACCCGGGGCAGATCCTGCCTTACAATGGAAACACAGTCATGCCTCTGGAAAGAATGTCTGTCTGCTCAGATTACGGGCCAAGACCCGACCCCATAACAAACGAGCCGTCGTTTCACCTGGGGGTGGACATTTGCGCAGGCGAGGGCACTGCAGTGAGGGCAGTTAGGGACGGAAATATAGTGGGCATTGGCTACAACCATGAGATAAACGGAAACTGGGTAGAAATACAGCATACCGACGGGACATTTACCACTTATGCGCACCTCTCTAAAATAGCTAACATTTCCCTGGAGGACCATGTCGGAGCCGGCTCGGTAATTGGTGCTGTCGGAAACACGGGTAGGAGCACAGGCCCGCACCTGCATTTTGGAGTCAAGGACAAAGACGGAAGCCCGATAGACCCAAAAATTTATCTCGGGCTTGAAGATGATCAAAATATAGATATTCCGATAATCTGA
- a CDS encoding U32 family peptidase: MANEKRLPELLSPAGGPLAGHAALDFGADAIYLGLQKFSARADAENFTLEELSEIIAYTRSLQPKKKVYVTLNTVIYEEELGEIIDILAQLSNLEVDALIIQDLGLAKLAQDHFPEIRLHASTQMAIHNLEGALTLKKLGFSRVTLARELTLGEIKEITQKSGIETEVFIHGAMCYSYSGLCLLSSAETGRSANRGMCTQPCREVFEIGGKKALPFSMKDLAVPGLIEELKKIGVSSMKIEGRKKSPPYVAAVTSYYRKILDGKISRREMEGLERDIRTIFSRPWTEAYYRSRENKEVIDPRNTGHRGLAIGKVERILPTPHGKEAIRFVTSVPIERHDGLQVEVPGLAKPYGFPVEFFLKERGKTIFSAPANSKVDILLPDRHPKLKAGTTVFLSSSISVKKKYLDKTTKPGKLEIKREVIVQVGLSAKGVVVSAKAKARHAGESDIVATHEEKLSLGDAKNPSETQKAVREAFEKLGDTPFALKEIEVKNPYKVFIPASKLNAIRREIAQKLQKKISSALVERAEKVKGLIAANHKKEAEKKAHSTQLKVSYSIKFDDAEKICLLDASEIKRLKEIVICVQGQDTSRLLNHLKFLSGLTGKNGIRLALPTITRSWEKEDLYEKIGELAKAGYSLWEVSNLSGFEFLKSGPGEKDISADWPLYATNHLALEALKGLGAKSAVLSPENGYDELKAISKSGAENKKVLVHQYTPLFISESCPKAAVFGCPGKSACTFGEIEVTSKKLGKFIITQKDCRATVRGSHPLDFTKNLPDIKALGYPEFRIDLSGKIYSRDEVSRILRKALR, encoded by the coding sequence ATGGCAAATGAAAAAAGGCTTCCGGAACTGCTCTCCCCGGCGGGAGGGCCGCTCGCTGGGCACGCAGCCCTTGACTTTGGGGCTGATGCCATCTACCTGGGCCTCCAGAAGTTTTCGGCAAGGGCGGACGCCGAAAATTTCACTCTTGAAGAGCTCTCCGAGATAATAGCTTACACCAGGTCTCTTCAGCCGAAAAAGAAGGTTTACGTCACGCTGAACACAGTAATCTACGAGGAGGAGCTGGGGGAAATCATAGACATACTTGCTCAGCTTTCAAACCTTGAAGTTGACGCGCTAATCATTCAGGACTTGGGGCTTGCAAAGCTTGCGCAGGACCACTTCCCGGAAATCCGGCTCCACGCAAGCACCCAGATGGCAATCCACAACCTTGAAGGCGCGCTTACGCTCAAAAAGCTCGGATTTTCAAGAGTCACTTTGGCCAGAGAGCTTACCCTGGGCGAGATAAAGGAAATCACCCAGAAATCCGGAATAGAAACCGAAGTTTTCATACATGGGGCGATGTGCTACTCCTACAGCGGCCTGTGCCTTCTCTCATCAGCTGAAACCGGGCGAAGCGCCAACCGTGGGATGTGCACCCAACCCTGCAGGGAAGTCTTCGAAATCGGGGGCAAAAAGGCGCTTCCGTTCTCCATGAAAGACCTTGCTGTGCCAGGGCTCATAGAAGAGCTCAAAAAGATAGGCGTAAGCTCCATGAAAATTGAGGGGCGAAAAAAAAGCCCCCCCTATGTCGCCGCCGTAACTTCATACTACCGGAAAATCCTTGACGGAAAAATTTCCCGCCGGGAAATGGAAGGGCTTGAGCGCGACATCCGGACGATATTCAGCAGGCCATGGACAGAAGCATATTACCGGTCAAGAGAAAACAAAGAAGTAATCGACCCCAGAAACACCGGCCACCGGGGGCTTGCAATAGGAAAAGTCGAAAGAATTCTCCCGACGCCGCACGGAAAAGAGGCGATTAGGTTTGTCACAAGCGTTCCAATCGAACGCCATGACGGGCTTCAGGTCGAAGTCCCGGGACTGGCAAAGCCGTATGGCTTCCCGGTAGAGTTTTTCCTGAAAGAGCGGGGCAAAACCATCTTCAGCGCACCAGCAAACTCAAAAGTAGACATTCTTCTCCCAGACCGCCACCCAAAGCTGAAAGCCGGGACGACAGTGTTTCTTTCCTCTTCAATAAGCGTTAAGAAAAAATATCTGGACAAGACAACAAAACCAGGGAAGCTGGAGATTAAGCGTGAGGTTATCGTGCAGGTCGGCCTCTCTGCAAAAGGCGTGGTGGTAAGCGCGAAGGCAAAAGCAAGGCACGCCGGCGAAAGCGATATTGTTGCGACACACGAGGAAAAGCTCTCCCTTGGAGACGCAAAAAACCCCTCCGAAACCCAGAAAGCGGTAAGGGAAGCTTTCGAAAAGCTTGGAGACACGCCATTCGCGCTTAAGGAAATCGAAGTCAAAAACCCCTACAAGGTTTTCATTCCTGCGTCAAAACTCAACGCCATCAGGCGTGAGATTGCCCAGAAGCTCCAGAAAAAGATTTCTTCAGCCCTCGTGGAAAGGGCTGAAAAAGTCAAGGGACTCATCGCAGCCAATCATAAAAAGGAGGCAGAGAAAAAAGCGCATTCCACCCAATTGAAGGTTTCCTACTCCATCAAGTTCGACGACGCAGAAAAAATCTGCCTTCTTGACGCCTCCGAGATAAAACGGCTCAAGGAAATTGTCATTTGCGTACAAGGACAGGACACAAGCCGGCTCCTAAACCATCTGAAATTCCTTTCGGGCCTTACCGGAAAAAATGGGATACGGCTCGCCCTTCCGACCATAACACGCTCATGGGAAAAAGAAGACCTTTATGAAAAAATCGGGGAGCTTGCAAAAGCAGGATACTCCTTATGGGAAGTCTCAAACCTGTCCGGCTTTGAGTTCCTGAAAAGCGGGCCTGGCGAGAAGGACATTTCAGCTGATTGGCCGCTTTATGCCACAAACCACCTTGCCCTTGAAGCGCTCAAGGGTCTTGGCGCAAAGTCGGCAGTGCTTTCCCCGGAAAACGGATACGACGAGCTAAAGGCAATTTCGAAAAGCGGCGCCGAAAACAAGAAAGTCCTGGTTCACCAGTACACTCCGCTCTTCATTTCAGAGTCCTGCCCAAAGGCGGCTGTGTTCGGCTGCCCCGGGAAAAGCGCCTGTACTTTCGGGGAAATCGAAGTAACCTCAAAAAAGCTCGGCAAGTTCATAATAACCCAAAAGGACTGCAGGGCAACAGTAAGGGGAAGCCATCCGCTGGACTTCACCAAAAACCTGCCTGACATAAAAGCCCTTGGCTACCCGGAATTTCGCATAGACCTTTCCGGTAAAATCTACTCCAGGGATGAGGTTTCAAGGATTCTAAGAAAGGCCTTGAGATAA
- a CDS encoding HD domain-containing protein: MQERYFDVLEGTLMGLPEIQLGRGLWQNCHHCYDVYDHSRITGRNLIETGDGNLVAAGCLHDLGKPMTAMPVLTDEGYIELCPGVLCHTFPKHGEAGAYLLRKRKPELFEQLNLNQESVALLVEYHNTPLGIIKSLDASSQENLSDSLETAEKLLEGVPVDRMDLFQLFKADTVAKGKVCQDCTLLLKAAEFLSGNGSISRKDLYGSLNSSKIR; the protein is encoded by the coding sequence ATGCAAGAAAGGTATTTTGATGTCTTGGAGGGAACGCTGATGGGTTTGCCTGAGATTCAACTGGGCAGGGGCTTGTGGCAAAACTGCCACCACTGTTACGACGTTTATGACCACAGCAGGATTACTGGAAGAAATCTTATTGAAACGGGGGACGGAAACCTTGTCGCCGCCGGCTGCCTTCATGACCTCGGAAAGCCAATGACCGCGATGCCGGTCTTGACTGATGAAGGATATATAGAACTCTGCCCTGGAGTCCTCTGCCATACCTTTCCAAAGCATGGAGAGGCCGGTGCATACCTGCTGAGAAAAAGAAAGCCAGAACTATTCGAACAACTTAATCTTAACCAGGAAAGTGTAGCACTGCTTGTCGAGTACCACAATACGCCGCTTGGAATAATAAAGTCCCTGGATGCAAGCAGCCAGGAAAACTTAAGTGACTCTCTTGAAACCGCAGAAAAATTGCTCGAAGGCGTCCCTGTGGACCGCATGGACCTGTTCCAGCTATTCAAGGCAGACACGGTAGCTAAAGGCAAGGTGTGCCAGGACTGCACTCTTCTCCTGAAAGCTGCAGAGTTTCTTTCCGGAAACGGCAGCATTTCCCGAAAAGACCTCTATGGATCGCTTAATTCTTCAAAAATACGCTAA
- a CDS encoding asparaginase, with protein sequence MGKKKILLIGTGGTVTAKMVNGSWKPGCFSEADLLEFAPEIRDLAEVTTLDLFHTDSSNIQPQEWLEMAKIIRKNCGKYDGIVITHGTDTMHYTASALSFLVQGLKIPVVLTGSQVPPHKTGSDARRNLMDAIRVASETDICEMVIVFNSKILRGNRAKKFREVEFEAFESIGMLPLGVIEHDIRLTGEHLRKGEETKFFGKLEEKVCIIKLTPGMDPKIIQSYVDLGYKGLVIEGFGAGNVPIEKNSLVEEIGSAVKKGVPVVVSTQCAIGSSWMYLYETGRKALEAGAIPGHDMISETAMTKLMWIIGNFGNDPKVVKEIFLKDVAGEVSDAKTPKEKRIWEYSL encoded by the coding sequence ATGGGAAAGAAGAAGATTCTGTTGATTGGAACTGGAGGGACAGTAACCGCAAAGATGGTCAATGGAAGCTGGAAGCCGGGGTGCTTTTCGGAAGCCGACCTGCTAGAGTTTGCGCCGGAAATAAGGGACTTGGCAGAAGTTACAACTCTCGACTTGTTTCATACAGACTCTTCAAACATCCAGCCGCAAGAGTGGCTGGAAATGGCTAAAATTATCAGGAAAAACTGCGGCAAATATGATGGAATTGTCATAACGCATGGGACTGACACCATGCACTATACCGCTTCAGCCCTTTCTTTTCTGGTCCAGGGGCTTAAAATCCCGGTTGTCCTTACCGGATCTCAGGTTCCGCCCCATAAGACCGGCTCGGACGCCAGGAGAAACCTGATGGATGCCATAAGGGTTGCAAGCGAAACTGATATTTGCGAGATGGTTATTGTATTCAACAGCAAGATTCTTCGTGGCAACAGGGCAAAGAAGTTCAGGGAAGTGGAGTTCGAGGCATTTGAAAGCATTGGGATGCTTCCTCTTGGTGTTATTGAGCATGATATTCGGCTTACTGGCGAGCACCTGAGGAAAGGTGAGGAAACGAAGTTTTTCGGAAAGCTGGAGGAAAAAGTCTGCATCATAAAGCTGACGCCAGGTATGGACCCGAAAATTATCCAAAGTTACGTTGACCTTGGCTACAAGGGTCTTGTAATTGAGGGCTTTGGCGCCGGAAACGTCCCTATAGAAAAAAATTCGCTTGTTGAGGAAATCGGCTCTGCTGTCAAAAAAGGAGTCCCTGTGGTTGTTTCAACCCAGTGCGCCATCGGCTCTTCCTGGATGTACCTGTACGAGACCGGACGGAAGGCACTTGAAGCTGGGGCAATTCCAGGCCACGACATGATAAGCGAGACTGCCATGACCAAGCTTATGTGGATTATCGGGAACTTTGGAAACGACCCCAAGGTTGTCAAGGAAATTTTCCTGAAAGACGTTGCCGGGGAAGTGTCTGACGCAAAGACGCCCAAGGAGAAGAGGATTTGGGAGTATTCGCTTTAG
- a CDS encoding DMT family transporter, with the protein MLGFIFAFLSTLMKSTGDVLNKKILKDSDEHVIGTGVVFCSFIAALPLLWIQGIPEIGGAFWGALFLSAVLNVVTILLQMKALKCSDLSVVSPMQAFTPLFVLLLSAILLAEVPSLLGLVGVLLVIVGSYFLQLNNGSHGFLGPIRSLFSDRGAKMMLAVAFFWGIGTIIAKVGILNSSPILWSVCNLGLIWAGLALIMISRSRQNIGQLKQRAGFICIIGIVGALATVFQSFALEVVLASYVSSIRRFSIALNVVFGYFIFREKNIKARLLGTLIMLLGILFIVFS; encoded by the coding sequence ATGCTTGGCTTTATTTTTGCCTTCCTTTCCACCCTCATGAAGTCCACAGGGGACGTCCTGAACAAGAAAATACTTAAGGATTCGGACGAGCACGTGATTGGCACGGGTGTGGTCTTTTGCTCCTTTATTGCAGCATTGCCCCTTCTCTGGATCCAGGGAATTCCCGAAATAGGGGGTGCTTTCTGGGGGGCGCTTTTTCTAAGTGCGGTCCTGAATGTTGTGACAATCCTTCTTCAGATGAAAGCCCTCAAATGCTCGGACCTGTCTGTAGTTTCCCCGATGCAAGCATTCACTCCATTGTTTGTGCTTCTTCTCTCCGCTATTCTGCTTGCCGAAGTGCCAAGTCTTTTGGGGCTGGTGGGAGTTTTGCTGGTGATTGTCGGCTCTTATTTTCTTCAGCTCAATAATGGGTCACATGGCTTCTTAGGGCCAATCAGAAGCCTGTTCAGCGACAGGGGCGCAAAGATGATGCTTGCAGTGGCGTTTTTTTGGGGTATTGGCACGATTATTGCCAAGGTGGGAATCCTCAACTCATCACCCATCCTCTGGTCTGTGTGCAATCTAGGGCTTATCTGGGCGGGGCTTGCGCTGATTATGATATCCCGTTCAAGGCAAAACATCGGGCAGCTGAAACAAAGGGCGGGATTTATCTGCATCATCGGGATTGTCGGGGCGCTTGCCACGGTCTTTCAATCATTTGCGCTGGAAGTGGTGCTGGCGTCTTACGTCAGTTCGATAAGGAGGTTTAGCATTGCCCTGAATGTGGTTTTTGGCTATTTCATCTTCAGGGAAAAGAATATAAAAGCGCGGCTTCTTGGGACTCTAATCATGTTGCTAGGAATACTCTTCATCGTGTTCTCCTGA
- a CDS encoding EamA family transporter codes for MLGFIFAFLAALFKSTGEVLNKKILKEVDEYAVGSGVVFCSFLVTLPLLWYYGIPEIGPAFVPALLISGGINIVTILLQMKALKCSDLSVVSPMQAFAPLFVLILSPFILGEVPGPLGVFGVLLIVFGSYFLHIKCHSRGVLEPLKALLKDRGARMMLAVTMLWSVSTIFDKVGVLNSSPIFWSAAALGFIAIGMNLLMAFHSKKSIRQISPHMGSFFLIGLVGALTTIFQSAALGLIFASYVSAIKRFSIVLGVIFGFFIFREKNIRERLLGALIMLLGVVLIALS; via the coding sequence ATGCTTGGCTTTATTTTTGCCTTCCTTGCAGCGCTCTTCAAATCAACTGGAGAGGTTTTGAACAAGAAGATTTTAAAAGAGGTCGACGAATATGCTGTCGGCTCTGGTGTCGTGTTCTGTTCGTTTCTTGTGACTTTGCCGCTTCTTTGGTACTATGGCATTCCCGAAATCGGGCCTGCGTTTGTTCCTGCCCTCCTGATAAGCGGCGGCATAAATATCGTGACAATCCTTCTTCAGATGAAAGCCCTCAAATGCTCGGACCTGTCTGTAGTTTCCCCGATGCAGGCATTTGCGCCGCTTTTTGTTCTTATTCTCTCGCCTTTTATTCTGGGGGAAGTTCCAGGGCCTTTGGGAGTATTTGGCGTCCTCCTCATAGTTTTTGGCTCGTACTTCCTGCATATAAAATGCCACTCGAGGGGCGTTCTGGAGCCGCTTAAAGCGCTTCTGAAAGATCGGGGAGCAAGGATGATGCTGGCTGTAACGATGCTTTGGAGCGTAAGCACAATCTTTGACAAGGTCGGGGTCTTGAATTCTTCCCCCATTTTCTGGTCTGCCGCCGCCCTTGGCTTTATCGCTATTGGGATGAATCTCCTGATGGCTTTCCACTCGAAGAAAAGTATCCGGCAAATAAGCCCTCATATGGGAAGCTTCTTTCTAATTGGGCTTGTGGGCGCGCTTACGACAATCTTCCAGTCCGCCGCCCTTGGGCTGATTTTCGCTTCTTACGTCAGCGCCATAAAGCGGTTTAGCATAGTTTTGGGCGTCATTTTCGGCTTTTTCATCTTCAGGGAAAAGAATATAAGAGAACGGCTTTTGGGCGCGCTCATAATGCTTCTGGGGGTTGTTTTGATTGCGCTTTCCTAA
- a CDS encoding EVE domain-containing protein, protein MNYYIDLFSPETAQAFENSMRDVSGFRISRRAYVQNQKIGPGDKFICYVTRIQRFVGVLEVQSEPYQEDKPIFTKEKDPFVLRFKVKPVVWLPLEKAIPIHNDRLWKNLSFTKDLSNDSNKWTYMVFSSPRAWPKKDCEFLEKELLAQSKNLENFAFSEDEQKKLKTHKIRISDEKEVSVSVPDDEGMEETEREVAEKEKRTSIVVQAKLAEIGEKLGLKLWLPNGDRARVLGIWKPKDEDTLLQDLPLVFDETTLKTIRNIDVLWIKRRSIVRAFEVEDTTSIYSGILRMADLLALQPMLNIRIHIVAPVERREAVFKQITRPVFVLMGENPLSEVCSFISYDSVIELSKEKKLEHMNDSIIDEYSEYSED, encoded by the coding sequence ATGAACTACTATATAGACCTCTTTTCTCCAGAAACTGCACAGGCCTTTGAAAATTCTATGAGAGATGTGAGTGGCTTTAGAATCTCTAGGAGGGCTTATGTTCAAAACCAAAAGATAGGTCCAGGCGATAAATTTATCTGCTATGTAACGAGAATTCAGAGATTTGTGGGAGTCCTTGAAGTTCAGAGTGAGCCCTATCAAGAGGATAAACCCATATTTACCAAGGAAAAAGACCCATTTGTACTAAGATTTAAGGTCAAGCCCGTAGTGTGGTTGCCTCTTGAAAAGGCCATACCCATTCATAATGACCGCCTATGGAAAAATTTATCGTTCACAAAAGATTTGAGCAATGACAGTAACAAGTGGACATATATGGTCTTTTCAAGTCCTCGCGCATGGCCAAAAAAGGATTGTGAATTCTTAGAGAAAGAGTTGTTGGCTCAATCAAAAAATCTTGAAAACTTTGCTTTCAGCGAAGATGAACAAAAGAAGTTAAAGACTCATAAAATTAGGATAAGTGATGAAAAAGAAGTTTCAGTTTCTGTCCCCGATGATGAAGGGATGGAAGAAACAGAAAGGGAAGTTGCCGAAAAGGAAAAACGGACTTCTATTGTAGTCCAAGCCAAGCTTGCTGAAATTGGAGAAAAACTTGGCTTAAAACTTTGGCTTCCAAACGGAGACAGAGCACGAGTTTTGGGTATTTGGAAGCCAAAAGATGAAGATACTCTCTTGCAGGACCTTCCACTAGTATTTGACGAAACTACGTTAAAGACGATTCGGAATATAGATGTTTTATGGATAAAGAGGCGCTCAATAGTAAGAGCTTTTGAAGTAGAAGATACCACATCAATATACTCTGGGATACTGAGGATGGCAGACTTGTTGGCCTTACAACCAATGCTCAATATAAGGATTCACATAGTTGCGCCCGTTGAACGTAGAGAAGCTGTCTTTAAGCAAATCACTAGGCCAGTCTTTGTACTTATGGGGGAAAACCCACTTTCCGAAGTA
- a CDS encoding DNA alkylation repair protein: MKNPVKKDLRSFANPTKAKDMQRFFKTGPGEYGEGDIFLGLTSEQLKGVAKKHSGAGFEVLQTLLNSKIHEERSCALVILVGQYQKSKKDLSKREEIFEFYLKNAHLGNINNWDLVDISAPKIVGDWLLDKDRKILYTLAESKNLWERRISIISTFAFIREGEFDDALNISEMLIKDRHDLIHKAVGWMLREIGKKDERALEEFLEKHCREMPRTMLRYSIEKMDKAKKEKYMKK; the protein is encoded by the coding sequence ATGAAAAACCCTGTCAAAAAAGACCTCCGGTCCTTTGCAAATCCCACAAAAGCAAAAGATATGCAAAGGTTTTTCAAGACCGGCCCCGGAGAGTATGGGGAAGGCGACATTTTCTTAGGGCTTACTTCAGAGCAATTGAAAGGCGTTGCAAAGAAGCATTCTGGTGCGGGCTTTGAAGTGCTGCAAACTCTGCTTAATTCCAAAATCCACGAGGAGCGGTCCTGCGCTCTGGTGATACTTGTGGGCCAGTACCAAAAATCCAAAAAAGACCTCTCAAAAAGGGAGGAAATTTTCGAGTTCTACCTAAAAAACGCGCATCTTGGAAACATCAACAACTGGGACCTGGTGGACATATCAGCCCCGAAAATTGTCGGGGACTGGCTTCTTGACAAAGACAGGAAAATTCTCTACACTCTTGCAGAATCTAAAAACCTGTGGGAAAGGAGAATTTCGATAATCTCGACTTTTGCGTTTATCAGAGAGGGAGAATTTGATGACGCCCTGAACATTTCAGAAATGCTTATTAAGGACAGGCACGACCTCATTCACAAAGCTGTCGGCTGGATGCTTAGGGAAATCGGAAAAAAAGACGAAAGGGCGCTTGAAGAATTTCTGGAGAAGCACTGTCGCGAGATGCCAAGAACAATGCTAAGGTATTCTATTGAGAAGATGGATAAAGCCAAGAAAGAAAAATACATGAAAAAATAG
- a CDS encoding YwbE family protein, whose translation MNGQNRKDIRPGLTVDIILKKDQKTGKLTRGVVKDLLTSAPFHSRGIKVRLQDGQIGRVQMVIDSR comes from the coding sequence ATGAACGGGCAAAACCGTAAAGACATTCGCCCCGGCCTGACCGTGGACATTATTCTGAAAAAAGACCAGAAAACGGGAAAGCTGACGCGCGGGGTTGTAAAAGACCTGCTGACAAGCGCCCCCTTTCACTCCAGGGGCATAAAGGTGCGCCTGCAGGACGGGCAAATCGGGAGAGTGCAAATGGTAATTGATTCCCGATGA
- a CDS encoding NUDIX hydrolase → MKVQKIALISFYDEEGRILLQDRRGMSKYGEEWGFFGGGIEKGETPEEAIVRETKEELDYDLEDIQYLGNCKSALVDGSCLDCYIFLSPLEGKMKNFRVLEGNGMKLYSFSEIGKLKLISADWEVPNLIYNAIKEQK, encoded by the coding sequence ATGAAAGTCCAAAAAATCGCGCTGATATCCTTCTATGATGAAGAAGGCAGGATACTGCTCCAGGATCGTCGCGGCATGTCCAAATATGGCGAGGAGTGGGGCTTTTTTGGAGGGGGCATCGAGAAAGGTGAGACTCCGGAAGAGGCAATTGTCAGGGAAACCAAAGAAGAGCTCGACTATGACCTTGAAGACATTCAGTACCTTGGAAACTGCAAATCCGCTCTTGTTGATGGAAGCTGCCTCGATTGTTATATCTTCTTGAGCCCCCTTGAGGGCAAAATGAAGAACTTCCGGGTTCTGGAAGGAAATGGCATGAAATTATACAGCTTTTCCGAGATAGGAAAATTGAAGCTAATTTCAGCCGACTGGGAAGTCCCAAATCTTATATATAACGCCATTAAGGAGCAAAAGTAA